The genome window ACCGGGAACTTTCTCATCATTATTCCCTTCTTTAGCATGAGCATAATCTCCACCTAATTCCTCTCCTTTACCAGAAAATCCTTCAGGTAAACCTTTTAAAGATGGTGGAATATTAGTCACAACCCAAATAACCCACGGCACGATAGGTTCATTTGGGTCAGGTGCATCAATATCTTGAACCACAAGTGACAAAGATTTTGTCCCTTGTGGTAAATTGTACCATTCTAAAGGTGGTGACATTCTCTTCTGAGCACCTTGCCCTTCATCTGTGTACTTTCTTGGTAATTTTCCTTCATGATTTATGCTTGGCGACACTAGCCTAAACTCATCACTTACGTTTGCCATTAGTTTAAAAAAAACTGAGAAATTCCTATTGTTCTTGATTTTAGATTGGTGTTGATGAATTTTGTTCGATGGTGGAATAAATAATGAATTTGTGTGAAGGAAGTTGATGACATTTGTCTAGAAAAGGTTCGTGTTGGCAGTGGAAGTTAACACGTTGCGTTATACGTGGAATTGAGTGGACAATTCACAATTCTCGACGTTCTCAATTGTTGTGTTCCTCTATTTCGGATCTGTATATTAATGCGTGGAGAGGGCTCTTCGGGGGTCTTAAGGCCCGATATCTTCTTCACGGTGGGAATTAAACGTATAGAAATAGCATCAGGTAATCGCCTTTCGTATCGAAGAATCAACTTAAATAGCTGTTTATTTAATCGATTTAATTAGCTAGGAAAATAAATAGTACATCAGACCGACTATTTGTTATAAAAATGGCTTTAATATTTAAACGCTAGTctgttttttaaaattatttaacgtCTAGTAAGATTAGAACTTGAAGGTCTGAAGTTTAAATATTCATACACAGTTTGAAACTTCAGATATTTTAGGTTCAAGTTTAAACCATCATATCCGAACGTCTAATATTTGATTTGGTTAAGTTTTAAAAACTTACAAACTTCGACTACTTTTGAAATAAGGGTCCGAAAAACTGGCTATTTGTCCATTTTGCCTGAATTAAAAAGAGACTTATTAAAAAAAATGTATCATCTCAATCATGCGATCGAGCATGATACTTTATGAAAAGGTGCAATATTGTTGTAAATAATATTAACGGATGTCCATAACTCCTAAACAATAACACTAAAATATGAAATGTCACCTCTAAAATATTTATGAAAACTAATATATCGTATAACCCCcgaggattaatcttgaagacgAAGGAATAAATCACACTAAAGAATAGTCTGGTACACTAAGCTCCCGTTATGTACGGGGTCCGGGAAAaggtcggaccacaagggtctattataCGCAATTTTACCTTGCAAATAATAATTCTCACTATTTATGTTAATGTAAACTTATGATATTTGAGGCCTTTAAATAGGAGCAATCTATGCTAAATGCCCATGAAACctaaatttattattattctttaccctttttaaaaataattacaaaATATAACCACCCCACTCAAACTTATTATCCGGTCGTCCACCATAACTCTAGTCCCTCAGTCACAATAGACTCCTAAAGCAAGACTGACAAACTTTCCTAGTTATTCTTTGGTAAATCAACCAAAAACAAAGTAACTTTCTTTAAATTCTAATTTTTCTGCAAGATTGTTGGTTCTGGAAATAGCTaaactttttctttatttctctcCCTCTTTCTTTCGGTTTCAGTTTTAAATTCAGTATTGAATTAGCTActaatttatttagtatttggATTAACTGAgcatataatttaattatggcaaaatttcaaactaaaaaaaagaaagaatgtaAACTCCATGTGCATAagtttaaaatttcacattaattTTCATGTGGAGTTTGAAGTGTTTATTGATGGAATTTAGTGGGTATTATTTTATGATGTGTAGATTGTGGTGTTAATGATGATTTTTGAAGATTTAATTGTGACAAACATTAATATGCCATTAGAGGaccttgaagcttgaaacttataAATTGGGTTTGTTGAGTTTGTAATTATTTTGATCTGATTCTAACCGGGTATGTTCGAAAAGTTAATTGAAAGATGTGGCTATAATCTGAGTCAATTTGATGGAGATTTTAGAATAGATTTTTAAATTTTGGGTTGATGTATATAATTAACTTCAATAGTATACTACTAATTTATTTTTGAAGGAATGAACCAATCCTCTATATACTAAAATAACATATTATAAACCATTTTGGTTAATTCAATAATGTATAATTTATTGCGTTGAACTGGCGAAAAAATATTTGTACTGTATACCAAAATGatatactatataccattttggtatacagtTTATTCCAATGATATACTATTATAGTATACTATATAATGTAACAGTATACTCTTACAATTAGGTCCTTTTAGattttttatgaaatttttattgacatctgatattatttcagtttaataattaaattaaaaaaatcttttttaaactctttgcgtacaattgtataccatgttggtataaCTATATATTATActggtatcatatgttagttggaatattttttggttgtattagttatatttaattggtacactatttgatttttttttagtaatagtagaatagtatagtatcttgaatttttttaattttcctttatgcatgtatattatgtaatcattttgattttttctttatgagtttattttatataatagtattatagtacaatatcttaaaatatattattatattaatatgtgatgttgtgatgacccgataggtcatcttatattttagaacctaactCTGCGtttcgaggtctcaaaaacctcatcttagccttcctcgatttacgtgcgcagtccgagtGTTCTTCTGGAAGGcttatatgttttagaacctaaccCATATTTTtacagtcccggtgggtccgtaataaaatatgagacttgggcgtatgcccggaatcgaattccgaggtccctaactcgaaatatgaatttttgttgaaaattgaaagaCTGAAAATCTAATGGTTTTAAGAATTTGGTTTATGTTTGGCCTTgaggatatcgggtccgtattttagttccagtgcccggtacatgttcattataatatttaagtcttgtttgtgaaatttggtgagaaacggagttggtttgacgtgattcggacgtccagttgtgaaaatagaagttttaaagttttcttgaaaattttatttgatttggtattcaattcgtagttctaggtgttattttggcgttttgattgcgcgagaaagttcgtatgatatttttagacttgtgtgcatgttcggtttggagccccgggggaacaacgtatatgtgaggtgacgagtacttatgcgtagtagtcgggttaaagcatgcgagtgggggcttggtttcttgcaaaatttcgcttcctttgttcatgttatccatgtttagactagtattgttaaattgaacGTTCTTATCATGGTTACAGATTTTCCGataataattgagtattgatttcgaagttgaggttgatattgtggaaccaaatgttgaagtaaagcTTGTACTTGATATTTTATCTCCCTgctgttatttgttcattgcattagggtaagggagagtgttaaagcacgaagggtaatgccgtgccatattgtgagtgttaattcaagaagggtgatgccgtgccatattgtgagtgttaatgcacgaagggtgatgccatgccacattgtgagtgttaatgcacaaagggtgatgtcgtgccatattgtgatagtaa of Nicotiana tomentosiformis chromosome 7, ASM39032v3, whole genome shotgun sequence contains these proteins:
- the LOC104101030 gene encoding uncharacterized protein encodes the protein MANVSDEFRLVSPSINHEGKLPRKYTDEGQGAQKRMSPPLEWYNLPQGTKSLSLVVQDIDAPDPNEPIVPWVIWVVTNIPPSLKGLPEGFSGKGEELGGDYAHAKEGNNDEKVPGWRGPKLSNHGHRFEFKLFALDDELHLGNKVTKDKLLEAVEGHVLGEAVLIAIN